The proteins below are encoded in one region of Bremerella sp. P1:
- a CDS encoding cellulase family glycosylhydrolase: MKVSLALLFALIISPIAALAQQPLPKIILSEDGKDFRQQGTDAPFYVWGVNYDHDGDGKLIEDYWHDDWAVIEEDFDEIKSLGANAVRVHLQLPKFMKTASEPNEENLKKLADLVKLAEAKKLYLNLTGLGCYHKQDVPAWYDEMKEAERWEVQANFWKAVAKVGKDSPAVFCYDLMNEPVLGGGANADQWLVGEPLGGKYFVQRITTDAAGRDNKEIAAAWVKKLTDAIREVDQQTLITVGVIPWAHVWPNAKPLFYSEEVGEPLDFASVHFYPEKEKIDKAIAALKVYDVGKPLVIEEFFPLKCSLEEAHEFLTEARPITDGVTSFYWGTTRKEYEEAGTMQGAILARWLERFEAMSKGNASKE; encoded by the coding sequence ATGAAAGTCTCGCTTGCACTTCTCTTCGCGTTGATCATTTCTCCAATCGCTGCTCTCGCCCAACAGCCACTGCCCAAGATCATTCTCTCGGAAGACGGTAAAGACTTTCGGCAGCAAGGGACGGATGCTCCGTTCTATGTGTGGGGCGTCAACTACGACCATGATGGCGACGGCAAGCTGATCGAAGACTACTGGCACGACGACTGGGCGGTGATTGAGGAAGACTTTGACGAGATCAAATCACTCGGGGCGAACGCGGTGCGGGTTCACTTGCAACTGCCCAAGTTCATGAAGACGGCCAGTGAGCCCAACGAGGAGAACCTCAAGAAGCTTGCCGATCTGGTGAAGCTGGCCGAAGCGAAGAAGCTTTATCTGAACCTGACCGGGCTGGGGTGTTACCACAAGCAGGATGTGCCTGCGTGGTATGACGAAATGAAGGAGGCCGAACGCTGGGAGGTTCAGGCCAACTTCTGGAAGGCAGTTGCGAAGGTCGGCAAGGATAGTCCGGCCGTATTCTGCTACGACCTGATGAACGAACCGGTGCTTGGTGGCGGAGCGAATGCCGATCAGTGGCTGGTTGGTGAGCCGCTGGGAGGCAAATACTTCGTACAGCGGATCACGACCGATGCCGCTGGCCGAGACAACAAAGAGATCGCCGCGGCCTGGGTAAAAAAGCTGACCGATGCGATTCGTGAAGTCGACCAGCAGACTCTCATCACCGTTGGCGTCATTCCATGGGCCCATGTGTGGCCCAATGCCAAGCCTCTCTTCTACAGCGAAGAAGTGGGCGAGCCGCTCGATTTCGCCAGTGTGCACTTTTACCCCGAGAAGGAAAAGATCGATAAAGCCATTGCCGCGCTCAAGGTCTACGATGTGGGCAAGCCACTGGTGATCGAAGAGTTCTTTCCTTTGAAATGCTCTTTGGAAGAAGCCCACGAGTTTCTGACCGAGGCCCGCCCCATTACCGATGGCGTCACGAGTTTCTACTGGGGAACGACGCGCAAGGAGTACGAAGAAGCTGGCACGATGCAGGGAGCAATTCTGGCACGCTGGCTGGAACGTTTTGAGGCGATGTCTAAGGGCAATGCCTCGAAAGAATAG